The proteins below are encoded in one region of Candidatus Saccharimonadales bacterium:
- the rnpA gene encoding ribonuclease P protein component yields MLARELRLRRRSDFGRLYRQGQTVHARTFSLRYDTNQLNHPRLAVVVSTKVSKSAVVRNRLRRRFYAQLREIIPELTPDHDVVVLVRHQAIDQSSQDIGLDLRKALTHANLLKL; encoded by the coding sequence GTGCTAGCACGAGAACTTCGCTTACGCCGGCGTAGCGACTTTGGTCGGCTTTACCGCCAGGGTCAGACCGTGCACGCGCGGACCTTTAGTTTGCGCTACGACACCAACCAGCTCAACCACCCCCGCCTAGCCGTGGTGGTTAGCACTAAGGTGTCGAAGAGCGCAGTGGTGCGCAACCGTTTACGTCGCCGCTTTTATGCTCAGTTACGTGAGATTATCCCCGAGCTAACCCCAGACCACGACGTCGTTGTCTTAGTCCGCCACCAAGCTATCGATCAGTCCAGTCAGGATATCGGCCTTGATCTGCGTAAGGCTCTCACTCACGCCAACCTCCTCAAGCTCTAA
- the dnaN gene encoding DNA polymerase III subunit beta, producing MQVSITQENLHKALNAVARVVGSRTTLPVLGNVLLRTQDNRLKLAATNLEIGVTYWIGAKVEAEGDITVPAKLLSEYISNLPSGNIDISVEKSTAQIRSDSFQSKINGIDADEFPSIPEVDGDIKMQIPVETFKTALSQVVGVASSDDSRPVLTGVYLYTTEGSLYAVATDSYRLAEKQVMEFEGECSVIIPSRTIAEILRMIDDATVKNIDIAIDENQISFHFGDVELVSRLIDGQFPNYRQLIPEEVPTRAVVETKQLRNITKVTSLFARENAGSVNLSVTGSALSMRSITSQVGENNSEISAEVSGDPIEISLNGRYVSDALSVIGTDTIEIGLTGKVSACIIKPTGDESYLHIVMPLRS from the coding sequence ATGCAGGTAAGTATCACTCAGGAAAATCTACACAAAGCATTGAACGCAGTCGCCCGCGTAGTTGGTAGTCGCACGACCCTCCCTGTACTGGGCAACGTTTTACTTAGAACGCAGGATAATCGTTTAAAGCTAGCTGCTACTAACTTAGAGATCGGTGTCACCTACTGGATCGGAGCTAAAGTCGAAGCAGAAGGAGACATTACCGTTCCAGCTAAGCTCTTAAGTGAGTACATCTCTAATCTACCTAGTGGTAACATCGATATCTCCGTCGAGAAGTCGACCGCCCAGATTCGTAGTGACAGCTTTCAGTCTAAGATTAACGGGATCGACGCCGATGAATTTCCTTCGATTCCGGAGGTTGACGGTGATATTAAAATGCAGATTCCAGTGGAGACGTTTAAGACGGCGCTATCTCAAGTGGTAGGAGTAGCTTCCAGTGACGATAGCCGGCCGGTCTTAACTGGGGTTTATCTCTACACTACTGAGGGTAGTCTCTACGCTGTAGCTACCGATAGTTATCGTCTAGCAGAGAAGCAAGTGATGGAATTTGAGGGAGAGTGCAGCGTGATCATTCCCTCCCGCACTATCGCGGAGATTCTGCGAATGATTGATGATGCGACAGTGAAAAACATCGATATCGCGATCGATGAGAATCAGATCAGCTTCCATTTTGGCGATGTAGAGTTAGTCTCCCGCTTAATCGACGGTCAATTCCCTAACTATCGCCAGTTAATTCCCGAGGAAGTACCGACCCGCGCTGTGGTTGAGACTAAGCAGTTGCGCAATATCACTAAAGTTACCAGTCTCTTCGCCCGGGAAAACGCCGGCAGTGTTAATCTAAGTGTAACCGGTAGCGCCCTATCGATGCGTTCAATTACTTCTCAGGTAGGCGAGAACAATTCGGAGATATCAGCCGAAGTTAGTGGTGATCCGATAGAGATCTCACTGAACGGTCGTTACGTTTCTGACGCCCTATCAGTTATAGGTACCGATACTATCGAGATCGGTCTGACCGGAAAGGTTAGCGCCTGTATCATTAAGCCGACCGGTGATGAATCGTATCTCCATATTGTGATGCCACTCAGGTCTTAG
- a CDS encoding ABC transporter permease, translating into MVSLSNIFRAENRYLLKEMIRTNFKLRYQGSVLGYLWSLLKPMFMFGILYLVFTQFLRFGEEVPNFAVSLLLGIVLWTFFSEATINSLSSIVEKGDLIRKIKIPRYTIVLASVAIAGINLILNIGVVMAFILISGISLTWSSLLFPLLLAELLIITTAVSFFLSAAFVRFRDISYIWEVMLQGMFYLVPLLYPLSMIPNELARKFIMLNPLAQIVQDSRAVLTHSGTTTVYDIFSVFWVVPFIIIVVMVVVSTLFFKKESINFAENV; encoded by the coding sequence ATGGTGAGTTTAAGTAACATATTTCGAGCAGAAAACCGATACCTACTGAAAGAAATGATAAGAACTAACTTTAAATTGCGATATCAGGGATCGGTTCTTGGGTATTTGTGGTCACTATTAAAACCAATGTTCATGTTTGGGATACTGTACTTGGTATTTACTCAGTTTTTACGATTTGGTGAAGAGGTGCCCAATTTTGCCGTTTCTCTGTTACTTGGAATCGTTCTCTGGACATTCTTTAGCGAAGCTACAATTAATAGCCTCTCTTCTATAGTGGAAAAAGGTGATCTCATTAGAAAAATAAAGATACCGCGTTATACCATAGTTTTGGCTTCGGTCGCTATCGCTGGAATAAACCTGATACTTAATATCGGAGTTGTGATGGCATTTATTCTTATTTCTGGCATATCACTAACCTGGAGCTCATTGCTCTTCCCACTGCTACTTGCAGAGCTGTTAATCATAACAACTGCAGTAAGTTTTTTTCTGTCCGCAGCATTCGTACGGTTTCGGGACATAAGTTATATATGGGAAGTTATGTTGCAAGGTATGTTCTACCTGGTCCCCCTATTGTACCCACTGTCGATGATACCGAATGAACTAGCAAGAAAGTTTATTATGTTGAATCCCTTAGCGCAGATTGTTCAAGACTCACGTGCTGTTCTTACCCATTCTGGCACCACTACTGTGTACGATATTTTTAGCGTGTTTTGGGTGGTGCCTTTTATTATCATTGTTGTAATGGTCGTAGTTTCAACCTTGTTCTTCAAGAAAGAATCGATTAACTTTGCTGAGAATGTATAG
- the dnaA gene encoding chromosomal replication initiator protein DnaA translates to MADALWQAVLGEIEVTIPRASFATWFQNTNLIKREAGEIVIGVPSVFAKRQLEDKYRPLLESTLKKNGVTPDQLSFVIQAPPPETELDSIKQPSTDWSVRPRKKVPENNLNSKYTFDNFVVGASNELAYAAAQAIARDPGNKYNPFFIYGGVGLGKTHLIQAIGNHICADNPDAVIAYITSEQFATEFIASILRKKTFSDHYRQADVLIVDDMQFIAGKEKTEEEFFHTFNALHQANKQIIISSDKPPKAIPTLEERLPPRFEWGMTADIQAPDFETRVAIIQTKAHQHGMRVAPDVGEYLATHIQSNVRELEGALTKVLAHCEMTRQELTLSVVEQVLGANPARKQRLTDKHIIDKTARFFNIAIDDIIGPRREKTISEPRQIAMYLMRQELHLSFPAIARACGRKDHTTAMHSVSKIDNAIQKDTSLRQAVFEIKEHLYA, encoded by the coding sequence TTGGCAGACGCACTATGGCAAGCCGTACTCGGAGAAATCGAAGTTACAATTCCCCGAGCCAGTTTCGCCACTTGGTTCCAAAACACAAACCTCATTAAGCGAGAGGCCGGTGAAATAGTGATCGGAGTACCGAGCGTATTTGCCAAACGTCAACTAGAAGATAAATACCGCCCCCTACTTGAATCGACTCTGAAGAAAAACGGAGTTACGCCAGACCAACTGTCATTCGTTATCCAGGCTCCGCCGCCGGAGACCGAGCTAGACTCCATCAAGCAGCCCTCGACCGACTGGAGCGTGCGGCCACGAAAGAAAGTGCCGGAAAACAACTTAAACAGTAAATACACCTTCGATAATTTCGTAGTCGGGGCTAGTAATGAACTGGCCTACGCCGCAGCCCAAGCTATCGCCCGCGATCCGGGAAATAAGTACAACCCCTTCTTTATCTATGGCGGTGTGGGTTTGGGCAAAACCCACCTCATCCAGGCTATCGGCAACCATATCTGTGCCGATAACCCCGATGCCGTTATCGCCTACATCACCAGTGAACAGTTCGCTACTGAGTTCATCGCTAGTATCCTGCGCAAGAAAACTTTTTCCGATCACTACCGCCAGGCCGACGTACTGATTGTCGATGACATGCAGTTCATTGCCGGCAAGGAAAAGACGGAGGAAGAGTTTTTCCACACCTTTAATGCGCTTCATCAAGCAAATAAACAGATTATTATTTCTTCCGATAAACCACCTAAGGCGATTCCGACCCTGGAAGAGCGGCTGCCCCCCCGCTTCGAGTGGGGCATGACGGCCGATATCCAAGCTCCTGACTTCGAGACCCGTGTCGCCATCATCCAGACCAAAGCTCACCAACACGGTATGCGCGTCGCACCCGATGTCGGTGAATATTTAGCCACCCACATCCAGTCTAACGTGCGAGAGCTAGAAGGTGCACTGACCAAGGTACTGGCTCACTGTGAGATGACCCGCCAAGAGCTAACTCTGAGCGTGGTCGAGCAGGTGCTCGGGGCTAATCCGGCTCGCAAGCAACGGTTAACCGACAAGCACATCATCGACAAGACGGCGCGGTTTTTCAATATTGCGATCGACGATATTATCGGGCCACGGCGAGAGAAGACGATATCGGAACCGCGGCAGATTGCTATGTACCTCATGCGCCAAGAACTACACTTAAGCTTCCCGGCCATCGCGCGGGCCTGTGGCCGCAAAGACCATACCACCGCTATGCATTCAGTTAGCAAGATTGATAATGCCATCCAGAAAGACACCTCGCTGCGACAGGCGGTATTTGAAATCAAGGAGCACCTTTATGCCTAA
- the rpmH gene encoding 50S ribosomal protein L34 has protein sequence MPKRTYQPKKRHRKREHGFFARMANTQSRNILKRRRAKGRKRLTH, from the coding sequence ATGCCGAAGCGAACATACCAACCCAAAAAACGACACCGCAAGCGCGAGCACGGCTTCTTTGCCCGCATGGCCAATACGCAGAGCCGTAATATCCTCAAGCGCCGTCGCGCCAAAGGCCGCAAGCGACTGACGCACTGA
- the recF gene encoding DNA replication and repair protein RecF (All proteins in this family for which functions are known are DNA-binding proteins that assist the filamentation of RecA onto DNA for the initiation of recombination or recombinational repair.), with amino-acid sequence MAINKLQLNNFRSYNKVEFEFNPKMTAIVGANGSGKTNILEAIYTLSMTKSFRGPLATTVQTGSDWFRIEAKLDSNETVAMKWQDSQKTMLFNEDAVSPQEYLGTLPVVLFEPNHLDMVTGPPTLRRQWLDRVLSFTDRQYLRALLHYRRSLRQRNNLLRRTHINQEQLFAWDVILSEQAEYIVKRRRSLVAAVAKSIPQQYRSIAHTEDKVGLRYRTNIPAKDYREQLLALLQQRLVQDRRMGSTGVGPHRDDILLTYNGLPLAQHGSRGENRTAMLALTMCELAYMRRHARSEPILLLDDVLSELDESRQQKLLSDITDVQTIVTSTTMPSDIGEHARIQL; translated from the coding sequence ATGGCTATTAATAAACTACAACTAAATAATTTTCGTTCTTATAATAAAGTAGAATTTGAGTTTAACCCAAAGATGACGGCAATTGTTGGGGCTAACGGTAGTGGCAAGACTAATATTCTCGAGGCGATCTATACTCTAAGTATGACGAAGAGTTTTCGGGGGCCTCTAGCTACGACCGTGCAGACTGGGAGTGATTGGTTTCGGATCGAAGCAAAACTAGATTCGAACGAGACGGTAGCGATGAAATGGCAGGATAGCCAAAAGACCATGCTATTTAACGAGGACGCGGTCTCACCCCAAGAATATTTAGGTACGCTACCGGTAGTACTGTTTGAGCCGAATCATTTAGATATGGTGACGGGCCCGCCAACTCTGCGTCGTCAGTGGTTGGACCGAGTACTAAGCTTTACCGATCGGCAGTATTTACGAGCACTACTGCATTATCGCCGTAGTCTGCGTCAGCGTAATAATCTGTTGCGTCGTACCCATATCAACCAGGAGCAACTGTTCGCCTGGGACGTGATTCTCAGCGAGCAGGCAGAATATATCGTTAAACGTCGTCGCAGTTTAGTAGCGGCGGTTGCCAAGAGTATCCCCCAGCAGTATCGCTCTATCGCTCATACCGAAGATAAGGTCGGTTTACGCTACCGCACGAATATACCAGCTAAGGATTACCGGGAGCAGCTACTTGCTTTGTTGCAGCAGAGACTAGTGCAAGATCGACGGATGGGTAGTACTGGAGTGGGACCACACCGGGACGATATCCTCCTTACCTATAATGGGCTCCCCCTCGCGCAGCACGGCTCTCGTGGGGAGAACCGGACCGCTATGCTGGCTCTTACTATGTGTGAGTTAGCGTATATGCGCCGACACGCCCGGAGCGAGCCGATACTACTTCTAGACGATGTACTAAGTGAATTGGACGAGAGCCGGCAACAGAAGCTCCTCAGTGACATCACAGACGTACAGACGATCGTAACTTCGACTACGATGCCAAGCGACATCGGCGAGCATGCTAGGATACAGCTATAA
- a CDS encoding ABC transporter ATP-binding protein: MITPNQIISVKELSKSFVLPHHKKTKLKDYVTHPITRNSKEVQYALSDINFSIDKGEFVGIVGRNGSGKSTLLKCLAGVYAPSEGSIYVGGKLVPFIELGVGFNHELSGKDNVYLNGALLGFSTQQMNEMYDDIVEFAELEHFMDQKLKNYSSGMQVRLAFSIAIRVKSDILLIDEVLAVGDANFQRKCFSYFDSLKSSDTTVVFVSHDMEAVKRFCDKAILLEEGKLIAIDDPQEIAANYFESNRKKLEDEASQGSKPVATGTKQAEIKEVVLTDQLGKQRKTYSAGQDINVELKIAVNADIEERTLAGIVVNNDDTAKPQFWTNTKWNDVPVPNLKKGDEISITFHIQNIFPNGEYSVECAFKKEDREDDYSRLQKAASFKVVRNEKNAWLYHPNVSVEISRPSL, encoded by the coding sequence ATGATAACACCTAATCAAATCATCAGTGTAAAAGAACTTTCAAAAAGCTTTGTACTACCGCATCACAAAAAAACAAAGCTGAAGGATTACGTTACACATCCAATTACACGAAACAGTAAAGAAGTTCAATATGCGCTTTCTGACATAAACTTCTCAATAGACAAGGGTGAGTTTGTCGGGATTGTTGGCAGGAATGGATCAGGCAAAAGCACACTACTCAAGTGTCTCGCCGGGGTCTACGCGCCAAGTGAGGGGTCCATATATGTAGGTGGAAAATTGGTCCCTTTTATTGAGCTAGGAGTGGGCTTTAATCATGAACTGTCAGGGAAGGATAATGTCTACCTTAACGGTGCTCTACTTGGTTTCAGTACTCAACAAATGAATGAGATGTATGACGATATTGTTGAGTTTGCGGAACTTGAGCATTTCATGGATCAAAAACTTAAGAACTATTCATCTGGCATGCAGGTGCGACTAGCGTTTTCAATTGCAATCCGCGTCAAAAGCGACATCTTACTAATAGATGAAGTACTAGCCGTAGGAGACGCTAATTTCCAGAGAAAGTGTTTTAGCTATTTTGACTCATTAAAATCTTCTGATACTACTGTAGTGTTCGTGTCGCATGATATGGAGGCGGTTAAGCGGTTTTGCGATAAGGCAATCTTACTTGAAGAAGGGAAATTAATAGCGATTGATGACCCTCAGGAAATCGCCGCAAATTATTTCGAAAGCAATAGAAAGAAACTCGAAGACGAGGCATCTCAGGGGTCTAAACCGGTAGCAACTGGTACGAAACAAGCCGAAATTAAAGAGGTTGTCCTCACTGACCAACTTGGCAAGCAGCGCAAAACATACAGCGCTGGTCAAGATATTAATGTTGAGTTGAAAATTGCTGTAAACGCAGATATAGAAGAGCGAACCTTAGCTGGAATAGTGGTTAATAATGATGACACAGCAAAGCCACAGTTCTGGACTAATACCAAATGGAACGACGTCCCGGTTCCTAATCTGAAGAAAGGGGACGAAATCTCAATCACATTCCATATTCAGAATATTTTTCCTAATGGAGAGTATTCCGTCGAGTGTGCTTTTAAGAAGGAGGATAGAGAAGATGACTACAGCCGGTTGCAAAAAGCAGCTAGTTTTAAAGTAGTCAGAAATGAGAAAAATGCGTGGCTTTATCACCCTAATGTCTCGGTTGAGATAAGTAGGCCTAGCCTTTGA
- a CDS encoding glycosyltransferase family 2 protein, with protein sequence MKTAVVIPNWNGIGLLDRCLDSLKNQTVPVHVILVDNGSTDRSVKLVENSFPEVEVVKLDHNYGFTGGVNAGIEAALAKNYEYIALFNNDAEAAVNWIETLTGTMDSDASISIVASKMLAIDRKKLDSTGEQYSIWGTPFPRGRGEIDTGQYDSEEQRPVFAASGGASLYRAELFKQIGMFDQRFFAYYEDVDISFRAQLAGWSVRYEPKAHVYHHIGGTSSKLGSFSQYHMLKNMWYLYAKNMPRKLFWRHLPKVIIGLKLKSFSLLAHLQFKPVLKAWGDIFTNLASILRDRRQIQRDSVVSAETIDALLYHDLSPTQKQKKLYRLLSRSSNG encoded by the coding sequence ATGAAGACAGCGGTAGTTATTCCCAACTGGAACGGCATCGGACTACTTGACCGATGCTTGGATTCACTCAAAAACCAGACCGTGCCAGTACACGTCATATTAGTTGATAACGGGTCTACCGATAGGTCCGTCAAGCTAGTTGAGAACAGCTTTCCAGAAGTAGAAGTAGTTAAGCTAGATCATAATTATGGTTTTACTGGTGGAGTAAATGCTGGAATTGAAGCCGCTTTAGCCAAGAACTATGAATATATTGCTCTGTTCAATAACGATGCTGAAGCGGCTGTAAACTGGATAGAGACTTTAACTGGGACTATGGACAGTGATGCGTCAATCTCCATTGTTGCAAGCAAGATGCTGGCTATCGACCGTAAGAAACTTGATAGTACCGGCGAACAATACTCTATCTGGGGCACGCCTTTCCCCCGCGGCCGAGGCGAGATCGATACCGGTCAGTATGATTCCGAAGAGCAGAGGCCAGTATTTGCAGCCAGCGGTGGGGCTAGCCTGTATCGTGCTGAGCTGTTTAAACAGATAGGTATGTTCGATCAGCGCTTCTTCGCCTACTACGAGGACGTCGACATAAGCTTCCGGGCGCAGCTAGCGGGCTGGAGTGTTCGCTATGAGCCGAAGGCACACGTTTATCACCATATCGGCGGTACCAGTAGCAAACTCGGCTCTTTCTCCCAGTACCATATGCTGAAAAACATGTGGTATTTATATGCTAAAAACATGCCCCGTAAGCTTTTCTGGCGTCACCTACCTAAAGTGATCATTGGGCTTAAGCTAAAGAGCTTTTCCCTGTTAGCTCATCTGCAGTTTAAGCCTGTACTCAAGGCCTGGGGCGATATATTTACTAACTTAGCGTCTATTTTGCGCGACCGTCGGCAGATCCAACGCGATAGCGTCGTGTCGGCGGAGACAATCGATGCGCTACTCTATCACGATCTCTCTCCCACCCAAAAGCAAAAGAAGCTATACCGACTCCTCAGTCGCTCCTCCAATGGCTAG
- a CDS encoding YidC/Oxa1 family membrane protein insertase, translating into MLRTILLEPLLNLLLLFYALIPGGDFGVAIIILTIVIRILLWPLVKKQLYHQKAMRALQPEIAKLKKKAKGDKQKESQMMLELFKEREVNPFGSIGLALAQFPILIALFYVLREVVTGDIAASTYGFIQNFPAISEIIANPDAFDPTLFGYFHMAERSLILAALAGLAQFVQAKQITPQNTIGSDPAAKLGFNMVMIFPVITVAIAASLPSALALYWAFGSLIAIIQQRIVLGADLKFMQRLRERKVKKSQPTAQETKTPAKKTPAKPSTTKKPASKKPKASAKKTANSKKG; encoded by the coding sequence ATGTTGCGAACTATTCTGTTAGAACCACTGTTAAACCTATTGCTGTTGTTCTACGCCCTTATCCCGGGCGGCGATTTTGGTGTAGCGATCATCATCCTAACTATCGTCATCCGCATTCTGCTCTGGCCGCTAGTTAAGAAGCAGCTATACCACCAGAAAGCGATGCGCGCACTGCAGCCGGAAATCGCAAAACTGAAGAAAAAGGCGAAGGGCGACAAGCAGAAAGAGTCACAGATGATGCTAGAGCTCTTTAAGGAGCGGGAGGTTAATCCCTTCGGCTCGATCGGTCTAGCTCTAGCCCAGTTTCCTATCTTAATCGCTTTATTCTATGTCCTTCGAGAGGTTGTGACCGGTGACATCGCTGCTTCTACCTACGGTTTCATCCAGAACTTCCCAGCAATCTCCGAGATTATCGCTAATCCAGACGCTTTCGATCCGACCCTATTCGGCTACTTTCACATGGCCGAACGCTCTCTGATACTAGCTGCTCTGGCCGGTTTAGCTCAGTTCGTCCAGGCCAAGCAGATTACTCCCCAGAACACTATCGGCAGCGATCCAGCTGCCAAGCTCGGCTTCAATATGGTGATGATCTTTCCAGTCATCACAGTCGCTATCGCTGCCAGCCTGCCTTCGGCCCTAGCTCTTTACTGGGCCTTCGGTAGCTTGATCGCCATCATCCAGCAGCGTATCGTGCTAGGTGCCGACCTTAAGTTTATGCAGCGGCTGCGCGAGCGGAAAGTAAAGAAATCTCAGCCGACCGCTCAGGAAACGAAGACCCCGGCCAAGAAGACTCCCGCTAAGCCGTCGACCACTAAGAAGCCCGCCTCGAAAAAACCTAAAGCCTCCGCTAAGAAGACAGCTAATTCGAAGAAGGGGTAA
- a CDS encoding R3H domain-containing nucleic acid-binding protein: MDARELSVKFLEDLIAFFGVNVLVEVEENEEDQVLTLNVPSTRLNGFFIGSNGENLRALQHLVNMSLRRNGFEDIAVTVDVAGYKKQRNERLSRQATKLAATVKETGEPHEMQPMTAYERRVVHKTLGEIDGITTESAGAGRDRHIVIKKGE, from the coding sequence ATGGATGCTCGAGAACTCAGCGTTAAGTTTCTCGAAGACCTTATCGCCTTCTTCGGGGTGAACGTACTAGTCGAGGTCGAGGAGAACGAAGAGGACCAGGTGCTAACCCTCAACGTCCCATCCACACGGCTGAACGGCTTTTTCATCGGCTCTAACGGTGAGAATCTGAGGGCGTTGCAGCACCTGGTGAACATGTCGCTGCGCCGCAACGGCTTCGAAGACATAGCCGTCACCGTCGACGTGGCGGGGTATAAGAAGCAGCGTAACGAACGCTTGTCCCGTCAGGCCACTAAGCTGGCCGCCACGGTCAAAGAGACCGGCGAGCCGCACGAGATGCAGCCTATGACTGCCTACGAACGCCGGGTAGTGCACAAGACCCTAGGGGAGATCGACGGCATCACTACCGAAAGCGCCGGCGCCGGCCGAGACCGCCACATCGTGATCAAAAAGGGCGAATAG